The Ignavibacteriales bacterium genome has a window encoding:
- a CDS encoding CBS domain-containing protein has protein sequence MKTVHEILLNKGNQVWTISPDSTVYDALKLMSEKEIGAVLVCEGDNIKGIMSERDYARKIILQGKLSKETKISEIMSDKVIYVNPDMRTSECMALMINKKIRHLPVLENQKLAGLISIGDVVKAVIDEKEFLIDQLVNYITSTPSIK, from the coding sequence ATGAAAACCGTACACGAAATTCTTCTTAACAAAGGAAACCAGGTGTGGACTATCTCCCCCGACTCAACAGTTTACGATGCGCTTAAGCTAATGTCAGAAAAGGAAATTGGCGCTGTGCTGGTCTGCGAAGGCGATAACATAAAAGGCATTATGTCTGAGAGAGATTATGCACGCAAAATTATTTTGCAAGGTAAATTATCAAAGGAAACAAAAATCTCCGAGATAATGTCCGATAAAGTTATCTACGTTAATCCCGATATGCGAACGAGCGAATGTATGGCGCTGATGATCAACAAAAAAATCCGGCACCTCCCTGTGCTGGAAAATCAAAAACTTGCCGGGCTAATCTCAATCGGTGATGTGGTTAAAGCTGTTATTGATGAAAAAGAATTTCTTATTGATCAGCTTGTCAATTATATCACCAGCACTCCTTCAATTAAATAA